A genomic window from Montipora capricornis isolate CH-2021 chromosome 8, ASM3666992v2, whole genome shotgun sequence includes:
- the LOC138014551 gene encoding pyrophosphatase PpaX-like: protein MAVRGCTRRISNLLQVHTECGKQIHSKTQPTLTGIQTQVAWNERLGCGTSKEGRVVVVTDRTWQCADGYDYNKLFGPPLPTEQTTRTPSVKQHFVDRDLWRQGHVQKGNAPWARPLLPCFGSGSAQYSSLAGDGVNSSGSSNQMNPSLVIFDKDGTLIDVNTVWIPWMENHVRELEEATGLDLADEMYKEVGYCPKKQVYADGGLLAHATIAEIRQAFVAVLVRSGVSKESAQKLVSNCCKDFDSGGHDTLEPLGDLSSIFHNLKARGVKTAVCTTDSREGTLSALDRLGLMGMIDKVVCGDDKNIKPKPHPETALGICEALSVCPSQTVIIGDTMADTTMGNLAGLGMTIGVLSGAGNREFLEKEADVVLNNIDELLDTLYPNDS from the exons ATGGCTGTTCGTGGTTGCACCAGAAGAATTTCCAATCTTCTTCAAGTACACACTGAATGTGGGAAGCAAATTCACTCAAAAACACAACCTACATTGACAG GAATTCAAACTCAAGTAGCATGGAATGAGAGACTTGGCTGTGGCACAAGCAAAGAGGGAAGAGTTGTTGTTGTGACAGATAGAACTTG GCAATGTGCTGATGGTTATGATTACAACAAGTTATTCGGCCCTCCACTTCCAACAGAACAAACTACTAGAACACCATCAGTGAAACAGCATTTTGTTGACAGGGATCTTTGGAGACAGGGTCATGTACAGAAAG GTAATGCCCCCTGGGCAAGACCACTTCTACCATGTTTTGGTAGTGGTTCAGCGCAATATTCATCACTTGCTGGTGATGGGGTGAACTCCTCGGGATCATCCAATCAGATGAATCCATCTCTCGTCATATTCGACAAAGATGGGACCTTAATTGATGTCAACACTGTGTGGATCCCATGGATGGAGAACCATGTACGTGAACTTGAAGAAGCAACCGGGCTTGACCTGGCAGATGAAATGTATAAGGAAGTGGGATACTGTCCTAAAAAGCAGGTCTATGCTGATGGCGGTCTGCTGGCTCATGCAACTATAGCTGAAATCCGACAAGCGTTTGTAGCAGTTCTGGTTAGGAGTGGGGTGAGCAAAGAAAGCGCACAGAAATTGGTCAGCAACTGTTGCAAGGATTTTGACAGCGGAGGCCATGATACTTTGGAACCCTTGGGTGATCTCTCTTCAATCTTTCACAATCTTAAAGCCAGGGGGGTTAAGACTGCTGTGTGCACCACAGACAGCCGTGAGGGCACACTGTCTGCTCTAGACAGGTTAGGCCTGATGGGCATGATTGATAAAGTAGTTTGTGGGGATGACAAAAATATTAAGCCAAAACCCCACCCAGAAACTGCACTTGGCATTTGCGAAGCTCTCAGTGTTTGCCCAAGCCAAACTGTCATCATTGGTGACACCATGGCTGATACCACCATGGGGAATTTGGCTGGGTTGGGTATGACAATTGGTGTTCTTAGTGGAGCTGGCAATCGGGAATTCCTAGAGAAGGAGGCAGATGTTGTTCTCAACAATATCGATGAGCTTCTTGATACTTTGTATCCAAACGATTCCTGA